A window of Oryza glaberrima chromosome 2, OglaRS2, whole genome shotgun sequence genomic DNA:
acaagtatcataccttcaatttggacttgtttcGGATACATTCAACATGGATTTATAGTCATGAgtttattttctatgctcaaagactggaccAATTACTATTCCCCGTAAGGACTATCAActgaatacttgcgccagtcgggatttaattattatatctattttggagtatcccataagggataatcactcagatcagaagctattcatatgagctacacttggtctacaTTACCTAGAAGACTTATTACttgggagcatgttacatgcgtcatcctttaaagggtgtcgaaggcatattttttggcctaggcctaatatgtctgcagcctaTATTTtgaggtgtggcctgtcacgttcttttagggacttaggcacttttttcttaggccaaagtgcgcgtgatctagtgcccaataccttaaagtccttttataccgcagttactcaactttttaggagttggtacaatgcatcttaaaaggtgtcaaacagtaaaactttatatagctgccccgctgacttttttatatagtcatggcgctgtttgggtttatcaagcaattgattggatacaacataattgctttttgccacgtaagtgtgcatttttattgaccaatattatggcttaggctgattatatattttggtcattttccagacGATTGATAAAtccttatgagtttatttactcggattttataccacatatgccatatatttccaggtgtggtgaaaccatgtgtcttttagggactcaagcacatctgttaaagcagtgtgcgcatggtgtatgcccaatactttgaaaatttatttattcacaacatacaagcttctttatagctgttttgctatgtgtattcaatgatgtagtcagctttaggttgcacgcatcatattttacaaagcagtcggtatatcactcggatcatgttattcaaggattcacaccgcatatgctatatattaatattaagtcacttggttgactacaattatcaaaaccactcagTTGGTGCCTCTATTAGGTACATCTattcgatgcacctgactttatttttcagccctccacagtcttcatatttggtaaaagtactcgggggatcatggcaaagatgattgaagcactcggttttggagtaatctagttcgagagaagattatctttccgactgtgaaggtctcatgggagattatgggtaccccatacccacacggcatggctatccgactagtcataggggatagcttatatctatggaatatgtaaccgatcatgacttgggtattacgtttccttttatattatggagcggcctaaagtcctgatttgataatattgcaaaatagatttaggaaaccgataccgtattggttaagatttctatcttgtaatcctgccccccatcctatataaggtgggcaggaggccctctagggggcatgacacaacctgatcgtcagatcaatatacACCcgacggattcaaatccccaaacaggagtagggtattacctctcatcgagagggcctgaacctgtctaaatcctttgtctccgcatccatccactttcaggtctcgtgcgctacccccttttcatATTGCCGAAAATTTGTTTCGACAGCGAGGAATCTAAGTCATCAACTGCCTTACCTCCTGTCCTTTCTATGCGCAAGAATTGGAGACGGTAAACCATATCCTCGGTAAGTTTGGTTTCAATTGCTGTTCATGGCGGGGAGGATGGAAATTGCACCCCAACCATGGCTGCTTGATCCAAGATGGTGGGCTTAATTGAGGATGCGGTTGACGAAACGTCATCGTACGTCGGAATCTCGACTCGCAGATCTTGCGTTTCTTCGACTATGTCTTCTGTTTCCTCCGTCATCATCCTCATCCGATTGGAAGGGCGCCAGTGGTTGCTCGATAGTGTGGTTCATTTGGGGGAGTAGTAGCTTtcggctgttgtttttgcattCATTTGGGGGAGTAGTAGCTTTTTAACTAGGATTTGTAATCTCTTCCTTTCGACTTACTCCCtttgtcataaaaaaaaattaaattctaaatatgaatctagacatccCTAGGATTTGAGTTTTTTTCACAGAGAGAGTAGCCAGTAATTCCTAGTTCATTTTTCTTCTATCCTGTTCACCCTGGTTGCGATGGCTGCCCGGATGTCATGTCGTGTAAAACTTTCATTTGCTCCTTGTAATAtgatgtgtaattttttttgtgtaattTTTTGTGTTTTGTGCATTGTGGAAAAACTTAATCCATCAATGACCGCCATGCAACTCCGAGCAAGCTAAGAATGTCATGATTGGAGGGAGAATGGATTCTAGTTCCTTGAGAGGATGTTCGAACCCACAACCAGGCGGATGGAGGGGATAACTATTCTTAGTTACAGCAGAGGAAAAAAACCTTGTGTagaatttttctcttaaattcaATGCAAATGACTTtcaaaaatctagaaaaaacgGGAATTGTTTTGATCCCTCACTGAGACATTCCCTTGTTTGTTTAAAAATCAATCAAAATAGTTAGAACTCGGCCTTAGTCACCGACATGCAACTATCCTTTTGCAGTTGATTTCTCTACATACACACAGAGAGGGGAATTCATTCCGCGGTGCGGAGCTCAAGGTCAAGTCGCGAAGACCGTTCAAGTAGCTGAACTAGTAAGAGCAAGTTCTATTGTAGAATTTTATGGTGCAAGGCCAAGTTATAGatgtgtgataaaaaaaatagtactcactctttttcatattataagttgtgtttgatattttttccctagtcaaacatttttaggtttgactaaatttataaaaatatatattaatatttttaacacaaaacaaacatattatcaaaatatatttaatgttagatttaatgaaactaatttgatattttaaatgttgctaaatttttctataaacttggtcaaacttaacaaaattttattaaaaaaagtcaaacgacttatagtataaaacggagggattaGAATTTTAATACTTGTATAGATCGAATTTGAGTTTACATAAGTgttatatattgatctattgTGATGAATTCTTTCAAAAACATTTTAAGTGACATGAAAAAATGAGGGCCGTCCCATAAGGGATGATTATTAGATTTCCCTAATCCAGGGGACAATCAGCAACCTGATTATACTGGCGAGAGCAAGGTGAAACAAAACAACACATCCCAGACACTCTCCTATCCAATCAGCAGAGTTCAAGTGTTCAACTCACTAACCAAAACAAAGTGTCAGGGTACTCCACAATCCTCACCACCATTATTATTGATGCTATGGCAACAGAACAGAAACAACCTTCAGATGAAAAGATGATAACCAGCAGCCTGCCGACTCATGCAGACGAGTTCACACCCTGAATTCGCTGGAATCAATTATCTCAGGAACGCAGTCAAGTCAACAAAAAATCAGCGTGATTTTTGCAAGGAAGCATGAAAATCGTTTAACTCAGGAACGCAGTCATGCCAACAAAAAATCAATCATCTCAGGAACGCAGTCAAGTCAACAAAAAATCAATGATCGATGCAAGAAAGCATGAAAATCGTTTACCCGCACAATTGTAGTATCACGGGAGTAACCAAGTCGGAGAGGAGTGGGCAGACGATGCGCGCTGCTCCGAGAAACAGCGATGAACGTGCCCGTCGCACCACCTCCCGTTGTCGCTGCAGGGATAACGGCGATGTCCCTCATCGCGGAAGGGCATGCCCTCATCGGCGTAAACGTAGTCATCCAGGAAGTAGACACCCTCCTTGAGTCCCAGCCCAAGCTCAGGATAGGCAGATGATTCATACGATCTGGAGCAGCCACGCCCGACGAAGAATAGACGCCCATCCAGCGACTCCAGTTCGGTCCAGGTGTCCTCAATTTTCTCCACGCCGGTGTGGTCCTGGACCATCTCCTGAACCATCTCGAACACCTTGAATAGGCTTGTGGGAGAACGTGGCCGAGCTGCAAATCTCACAATCATCAGAAGCTTGGCCCGGGACTCCACGAGATAGCGCGCATGGACATGTTCGCGCAAGCGCTCCCGGTGCCGGATGCGCTGAACAGACTCTGTAGTGCCTTGGAGGCCACCATCTGCGTAGAACATGGGGATACAGGTGACGAGGAATCCCCTCGTCGTCACGAACCGGAAGGCGCCATCCTGATAGATGACATCCTGTATCTCATCTCTGAGTCTGACTGTTGAGTCGGGCGCCATTGTTCCTTCGACGGCAACACGATCTCCCATACGCCAGAAGGCGAGACGGCACGAGCCGGCGATGAGATCCCAGCGCATGACGATGCCCGCGCCAATGCAGCTCGTGCCGCCTGGGGAAGAGGAGAGTGCTGCTGCCAGTATAACCATGTTCTGTGCGCGCTGGTAGTCGTCCTCGTCCTGATACGAGCGGAGCAGGTCGGGGAAAGGAATCAAGCTGCTCTTGGAATCCTCGCGTGACCGGAGGTTGATCATGGCGTGAAGTCGATTGTGCTCGAAGGCGACGAACAGCCACCCTCCCTCATGCGAGCCGAAGCAGCGCGCCCCGTGCGCGGGGCTGAGGCGGTGGTGAAGACTGCAGCGGTCGATCCCGCAGTAGAAGCAGTAGACGTGGATGAAATCATCGCCGGCGGATGGGAGGAGTAACCAAGggagagggcgcggcggcgagggaggcggcgtgggCTCGGCGAGTGCGCCGCGCCATGTCCTGCAGACGTCGGCCGCAGCATCGCGGTCCGCGACACATCGCAAATGGCGGAAGATCTCCCGCAGCAAATCAGCCGGCAAATCCGCCATAGTAGGCGCAGGCGAGGGCTCCATCTCCATGGGAGCCGGGAGGGGTAGGGGTGGAGGAGAGGGTTTGGAGGATTCGGCGGTTGGTGGatggaagggaagggaagggaaggggaggggagctgtGGCCAAGCGACGCTGTACTAGTAGGAGTACTTATGTTCGTTGCCCCTGCCTGGCGTTCTTCTGCTTCTAGAAGCAAAGTGAGGCTGGGCCTGGGCCTGGGCCTGGAAGGGCAGAGGCGTTCTTCTGCTTTTAGAAAGCAAAACTGCTATTCGGCGACCAGTCGCGCGCGCCTCTCTccgcgcgactggacacgtgtcgcaTGCGGAGAGGAGCGCCGGACAGCGCGCCGCGCGGGAGGAGCTCCgtgttttccatttttttttcttttcggtttctcttttttttctgtttttctttcgtATTTTTTCggtttcgtttttctttttttctttccgtatttttttcatttttaatacgtatgtatgcaaactttatatacgtaaaaatataaactttgtatacgcatatataaagtttgtatacacgtatgcaaactttgtatacgcgtatataagggttgtatatgtgtatgcaaactttgtatacgtgtactTTTGGGGGTTtttatatgtacgtatataattttgtatacatgtatacaaagtttatatacacatatataaagtttgtgtacatatgtttttttaggtttttatacatatgtatacaaattttgtatacacgtatataaaatttgtatgcatatatataaagtttatatacacgtttttttaggttttttaatgtatatatatattttttatagtagtagtactaatagTAGTAATAATAGTAGACTAGTAGGAGTAATATATTAAATAGTAGTAGTAAAAGGTACTAGCCTCAGTCGCGCGTGGCCCCAGGCGCGCGATTAGTCGTGCATTAGGCGCCCCCTTTAGAAAGGGGATAGTAGTATCTATAGATTTGTCCTGCTAAAAGCAGAgcacagattttttttaaaaaaaatattatttgtgTACGACATTTTCGGAAATAATGCTCCGAATCATGGTATTACACTACGAGccctattctaaaatataagtatttttaagatggtcacatatattaaaaagtagATAGAGATAATTTGAGAAATGTTATAATTGGTTGAGATGAAAAggtaggtaaaaaaaaaggaaaaatggttGAGAGGAGATAGGTAgagaaatagttttattttaaaataagatgtattagaaataactaaattcTGAAACTCAGCATTTGGTTCCCAACATTTGGTACCGAACTCAGCCTAAGCACTGAATCAGCtccagtaaaaaagaaaagcgaGGAACAAAATGGGCTTTCCTGCTCTCAAGAAACAATTTCTAGTGAGTCCAAGCATATTGTAAGTCATGCAGGATTCGCTAGGACTaggatgcatgcatatgctactCCATCAATCGGAACCAGGCAAGGGTGTTCGTGGAGTCACCTTCAATTCTTCATCTCCACCGTTCCACCCGACCACAACCGTCGTGGAAATCTTTGCACATTGTTGTCGTTGACACATTAACCGTCAAAAGGAACCCtacttataaaatttaatagAACTTGTACAAGATGACATGGTCGCCACAAAGATGCACAATTCCGAGAAGAAACAACAACAATCTTTGCAGACAGCCAGAGACAATCTCATGGGCCATAGTAAATGGGAGCAACAACGGTTTAGTTATACACCATGTATTTTGGAGTCGCGCTGAACTTCTGATACCCTTTGATGACCTTGTTTACAGCATCAAGGAAGTCCTTCTCAGTCACTGTTTTCCGTCGGGCGCGAATCGCATACATGCCAGCTTCTGTGCAGACACTCCTTATATCAGCTCCTGTAACAGCAAACAGGAGTTTGTGAGAACAAAGCTTAGCATTATCCGCTTTTGAGGTGGAGACTATAACAAACAAATCTAGAAGAAACCACCCAGAACGAAGTTTCAAAGTTCTTCCAGTTACCAGTTGAGTTGGGGCAGAGGCGAGCCAGCAGCTCGAAACGGATATCGCGCTCACAGTTCATGGTGCGTGTATGTATCTTGAATATTTGGGTACGGCCCTCCAGGTCAGGTAAGCCAAATTCTACCTTCCTGTCCAAACGACCAGGACGTAGAAGTGCAGGATCTAAGGTATCAGGCCTGACAAAACAAGAAAATGTGGTCAGCTTCTCAGCTCTACTCATGTGGCGATAGTCCTGAACACATGCAGATGTTTAAAGATAAATAGCTACACAGTATGATATGCAATACCTGTTTGTGGCCATCAGAACCTTGATGTTTCCCCTCGCATCAAACCCATCGAGTTGGTTCACAATTTCCAACATGGTACGCTGAACCTCATTATCACCCCCAACCCCATCATCGAAGCGAGCACCTCCAATAGCATCAACCTCATCAAAGAAGACAATGCATGCTTTCTTCGAGCGGGCCATCTAAACCAagtgaacattttttttttcagaaacatGCTTGTCAAACAGAAGCACTTTAAGTGCAGAAAATTGATAAGTTCTTGTGAGTTTTCACAATGTTGCACATACCTGAAATAATTCCCGGACCATCCGTGCCCCTTCACCAACATATTTTTGAACTAACTCACTGCCAATTACACGGATAAAACAAGCATCTGTACGATTGGCCACTGCTCTAGCAAGAAGTGTTTTGCCAGTTCCAGGAGGGCCATAGCAAAGGACCCCCTTTGGAGGATCAATACCAAGCTTGACAAACTTCTCTGGGTGAAGCATGGGAAGCTCAACAACCTATGAACAAACAATAATTAGCAAACAGTAAATAGCAAAATAAGTCCAAAACTAACTAGCCTGATGCACAAGGATGAGCAAGTTTGCACGACAAGGGATATGAACTGAAAAAAGATTAGTATACCT
This region includes:
- the LOC127764134 gene encoding uncharacterized protein LOC127764134 yields the protein MEMEPSPAPTMADLPADLLREIFRHLRCVADRDAAADVCRTWRGALAEPTPPPSPPRPLPWLLLPSAGDDFIHVYCFYCGIDRCSLHHRLSPAHGARCFGSHEGGWLFVAFEHNRLHAMINLRSREDSKSSLIPFPDLLRSYQDEDDYQRAQNMVILAAALSSSPGGTSCIGAGIVMRWDLIAGSCRLAFWRMGDRVAVEGTMAPDSTVRLRDEIQDVIYQDGAFRFVTTRGFLVTCIPMFYADGGLQGTTESVQRIRHRERLREHVHARYLVESRAKLLMIVRFAARPRSPTSLFKVFEMVQEMVQDHTGVEKIEDTWTELESLDGRLFFVGRGCSRSYESSAYPELGLGLKEGVYFLDDYVYADEGMPFRDEGHRRYPCSDNGRWCDGHVHRCFSEQRASSAHSSPTWLLP
- the LOC127764014 gene encoding 26S proteasome regulatory subunit 7A; the encoded protein is MAPEPEDDIMNEKNPRPLDEDDIALLKTYGLGPYSTSIKKVEKEIKEMAKKINDLCGIKESDTGLAPPSQWDLVSDKQMMQEEQPLQVARCTKIISPNTDDAKYVINVKQIAKFVVGLGDKVSPTDIEEGMRVGVDRNKYQIQIPLPPKIDPSVTMMTVEEKPDVTYNDVGGCKEQIEKMREVVELPMLHPEKFVKLGIDPPKGVLCYGPPGTGKTLLARAVANRTDACFIRVIGSELVQKYVGEGARMVRELFQMARSKKACIVFFDEVDAIGGARFDDGVGGDNEVQRTMLEIVNQLDGFDARGNIKVLMATNRPDTLDPALLRPGRLDRKVEFGLPDLEGRTQIFKIHTRTMNCERDIRFELLARLCPNSTGADIRSVCTEAGMYAIRARRKTVTEKDFLDAVNKVIKGYQKFSATPKYMVYN